A single region of the Colletotrichum destructivum chromosome 12, complete sequence genome encodes:
- a CDS encoding Putative zn(2)Cys(6) fungal-type DNA-binding domain-containing protein: MTQDFTKMKGVRSTWHLSSGLMHDLQSTRSFHILDAPTQGSVCSSKSVSSETIHDSHHHQSPLESIQELEANEEVAPHASMTMEEHQVTADVSGMGFQFSPSVVCFPCLLSNNSQCDGQSPSCSQCLQSGLNCEEHVPFLTGGEMCLETFP, encoded by the exons ATGACGCAGGATTTTACGAAAATGAAAGGTGTACGGTCAACATGGCATCTGTCGTCTGGATTGATGCATGATTTGCAATCTACGAGATCATTCCACATTTTGGACGCCCCAACTCAGGGCTCTGTTTGCTCCTCTAAGTCGGTGTCGTCTGAGACCATCCACGACTCCCATCACCATCAGTCTCCTTTAGAAAGCATACAGGAGCTAGAAGCAAACGAGGAAGTCGCTCCGCATGCTTCTATGACCATGGAGGAACACCAAGTCACGGCGGATGTTTCCGGGATGGGCTTCCAGTTTTCCCCGTCAGTG GTCTGCTTTCCTTGCTTGCTGAGTAACAACTCTCAATGTGACGGCCAAAGCCCTTCATGCTCCCAATGCCTACAGTCTGGCTTGAACTGCGAAGAACATGTTCCTTTCTTGACGGGGGGCGAAATGTGCCTGGAAACTTTTCCTTAG
- a CDS encoding Putative superoxide dismutase-like, copper/zinc binding domain superfamily, giving the protein MQDLGDALVVTNPPGVVYEATLPDTPFFKGCSLNDNVRGIITAVTAPDGNGVKFTVDFSNLPNEGGPFTYHLHVDPIPEDGNCTKALAHHDPFIRGEAIPCDASRPETCQVGDLSGKHGSVTGDHQQTYIDPYLSNVRGPGAFFGNRSFVFHFANKTRISCANFKLVKRSAPYDNTTGVSNTGHATSARAIATPRSHVPYLSASSTVGASFCLLAAASTLIYLIQEISNV; this is encoded by the exons ATGCAGGACCTTGGAGATGCTCTAGTCGTCACAAACCCTCCGGGAGTTGTCTATGAGGCGACGCTGCCGGACACGCCATTCTTCAAAGGATGCTCGTTGAACGACAACGTCCGAGGCATTATCACCGCCGTAACAGCTCCGGATGGAAACGGCGTCAAGTTTACAGTCGACTTTTCGAACCTGCCAAACGAGGGTGGACCTTTCA CCTACCATCTCCATGTTGATCCGATCCCAGAGGACGGAAACTGCACCAAAGCACTCGCACACCACGACCCGTTCATCCGCGGAGAGGCTATACCGTGCGATGCCTCCAGGCCTGAGACCTGCCAGGTGGGTGACCTGAGCGGCAAGCACGGCTCCGTCACTGGCGACCACCAACAAACCTACATCGATCCCTATCTTTCGAATGTGAGGGGTCCGGGCGCTTTTTTTGGCAACCGTAGTTTCGTTTTTCACTTCGCAAACAAGACGCGTATCAGCTGCGCGAACTTCAAGCTGGTCAAGAGGTCTGCACCATATGACAATACAACCGGCGTCTCCAATACCGGTCACGCTACCAGTGCTCGAGCCATTGCGACTCCTCGCAGCCATGTGCCGTATCTCAGCGCATCTTCCACGGTTGGCGCGTCATTTTGTTTACTGGCTGCGGCCTCCACTCTAATCTATCTTATCCAAGAAATTTCCAACGTTTGA